A portion of the Sulfurospirillum diekertiae genome contains these proteins:
- a CDS encoding efflux RND transporter periplasmic adaptor subunit: protein MFLLSKKLFFYVLLAFSSSFVSANEMQKSTSVDIFKVGAPQEEAITLNYPAKTLSSQTTTLKARANGLLLEKKFMEGDFVKKGDVLYKIEPESYIAAQKLAKANVASLDIQVQKTSKEWSRVKSLFDKGASSEQDRDTAYWAYESAKSALESAKASLDIAVINLDRTTIKAPMSGITGAKLIDVSALVSEGTALVEITQIDPLHVEFSIPNIDLIKEKYNIKNGKWSNPTDGKLKATLTVGKLNYKEIGVVDFIDNTINAKTGSLRARATFKNSTKELLPNQFVTISLTGLVRNNVVQIPQKALVQNPLGTNVYIIEDDKAVLKNVVVGEISNGNAIIESGLKEGDKLIVNNLLKIKQNAPVKIDKIINQEGK, encoded by the coding sequence ATGTTTTTACTTTCAAAAAAGCTCTTCTTCTACGTATTATTGGCTTTTTCTTCATCATTTGTCTCTGCAAATGAAATGCAGAAATCAACGTCTGTTGATATTTTCAAGGTAGGTGCTCCCCAAGAAGAGGCCATTACCTTAAATTATCCAGCTAAAACACTGAGTTCTCAGACGACAACGCTAAAGGCTAGAGCCAATGGCCTTTTACTTGAAAAAAAATTTATGGAAGGTGACTTCGTTAAGAAAGGCGATGTGCTTTATAAAATAGAGCCTGAGAGCTATATCGCTGCACAGAAGCTAGCTAAAGCCAATGTTGCTTCTCTTGACATTCAGGTACAAAAAACGAGTAAAGAGTGGAGTCGTGTCAAATCTCTTTTTGACAAAGGAGCCTCCAGCGAACAAGATAGAGATACCGCTTATTGGGCATATGAGAGTGCCAAGAGCGCATTAGAAAGCGCTAAAGCTTCGTTGGATATTGCAGTTATTAATTTGGATAGAACAACGATTAAAGCTCCTATGAGTGGGATTACTGGAGCAAAACTCATTGATGTAAGTGCTCTTGTAAGTGAGGGAACTGCGTTAGTAGAAATTACGCAAATTGATCCTTTACATGTAGAATTTTCCATCCCCAATATTGATCTCATTAAAGAAAAATACAATATCAAAAATGGCAAATGGTCAAACCCAACCGATGGCAAACTCAAAGCTACTTTAACGGTAGGGAAACTAAACTACAAAGAGATAGGTGTGGTTGATTTTATCGATAACACTATCAACGCCAAAACGGGTTCACTAAGAGCGAGAGCGACTTTTAAAAATAGTACGAAAGAACTTTTACCCAATCAATTTGTCACAATTTCACTCACAGGATTAGTACGCAACAATGTAGTACAAATCCCCCAAAAAGCATTAGTGCAAAATCCTTTAGGAACCAATGTTTATATTATAGAAGATGATAAAGCAGTACTTAAAAATGTGGTAGTCGGAGAGATAAGCAATGGCAATGCCATCATCGAATCAGGGCTTAAGGAAGGTGATAAACTCATTGTCAACAATCTCTTAAAAATCAAACAAAATGCGCCTGTAAAAATTGACAAAATCATCAATCAAGAGGGCAAATAA
- a CDS encoding recombinase family protein gives MVLGYIRVSTESQSVLNQKHKILEFAQQKKIIVDEFIEIEISSKKSQKARLLDDLFIKMQEGDILICTELSRLGRNMLEILNLIEKFNSHGIKLIFTNQPELSTNQNESLSKLLLAIYGYFAQTEREIISERTKQGLSAAKAQGKILGRPKGAKNKERILDPYKDEIKKYLEMYLSQTSILKIINSQLEKPISMTSLRYFMENDKVLSKLS, from the coding sequence ATGGTTTTAGGCTATATTAGGGTGAGTACAGAGTCACAATCAGTTCTTAATCAAAAACATAAAATTTTAGAATTTGCCCAACAAAAGAAAATTATTGTAGATGAATTTATCGAAATTGAAATCTCTTCCAAAAAATCACAAAAAGCAAGATTGCTCGATGATTTATTTATCAAGATGCAAGAGGGAGATATTTTAATTTGCACAGAACTGTCTCGCCTTGGACGGAATATGTTGGAGATTTTAAACCTCATAGAAAAATTCAATTCTCATGGTATCAAACTCATATTTACTAATCAGCCAGAACTCTCTACTAACCAAAATGAATCACTTTCAAAATTACTTTTAGCTATCTATGGGTATTTTGCTCAAACAGAGCGAGAAATTATAAGCGAACGTACAAAACAAGGACTAAGTGCAGCAAAAGCGCAAGGGAAAATACTAGGAAGACCGAAAGGAGCTAAGAATAAAGAAAGAATCTTGGATCCATACAAAGACGAGATTAAAAAATATTTGGAGATGTATTTAAGCCAAACTAGTATTTTAAAGATTATCAATTCGCAACTTGAAAAGCCTATTTCAATGACATCACTGAGATATTTTATGGAAAATGACAAAGTTTTGAGCAAATTAAGTTAA
- a CDS encoding type II toxin-antitoxin system HicA family toxin: MSKKDKLLQAMKNNPKDIPFEDIKKLLEGYGYTCQNSGGSHYVFRKEFCEHIVIPYHKPIKAIYVKHVLEILGELK, translated from the coding sequence ATGAGTAAAAAAGATAAGCTTTTGCAAGCGATGAAAAACAACCCAAAAGATATCCCATTTGAGGATATTAAGAAGCTTTTAGAAGGTTATGGCTACACCTGTCAGAATAGTGGTGGTAGTCATTATGTGTTTCGTAAAGAGTTTTGTGAACATATTGTGATCCCTTATCATAAGCCTATAAAAGCTATTTACGTCAAACATGTTTTAGAGATATTAGGAGAACTAAAATGA
- a CDS encoding type II toxin-antitoxin system HicB family antitoxin, which yields MKKNLDYYMNLDYEIIVKKVKPEDGAGWFAYYKDFKGVMGDGESADEALQSAQEAFKAFVTVMLESKESIAEPNEADKSLRINISMPERLVKKIDDFIAPLHLTRSAFLQKVAMKEIGA from the coding sequence ATGAAAAAGAACCTTGATTATTATATGAACTTAGATTATGAGATTATTGTTAAAAAAGTTAAACCAGAAGACGGTGCTGGCTGGTTTGCTTACTATAAAGACTTTAAAGGCGTTATGGGTGATGGTGAAAGTGCTGATGAGGCATTACAATCTGCCCAAGAAGCATTTAAAGCTTTTGTAACGGTTATGCTTGAGAGTAAAGAAAGTATCGCTGAACCTAATGAAGCGGACAAAAGCCTTCGTATTAACATCTCTATGCCAGAACGATTGGTAAAAAAGATTGATGATTTTATTGCGCCTTTGCATCTTACACGCTCAGCTTTTTTACAAAAAGTTGCCATGAAGGAGATAGGGGCATAA
- the istA gene encoding IS21 family transposase yields MIKKFLAEGFSKSAIARKLGISRETVRRYANLPDDYIPHINRPPVINSVDPYLPHIAKMLETAEQQKSEIPLTVIYEEIKKLGYDGSLRWLQQVILRYELRARAKLDEPIIRFETKPAQQMQVDWVEFPKDNLSAFVATMGYSRASYVEYVNNEKIETLIGCHMNAFAYFGGVSRNCLYDNMKTVILSRNDYSKGDHRFNPLFADFAKHCGFSIKVCKPYRAKTKGKVERFNHYLRYNFHNGLRVRLSMKHYTLTLDNANAEVLKWLDNTANKRIHQTTLQMPFELLAQEQLQLLPVPKAYQGIHPKALIESVAKKYSPINSHKDLEKLYIPNRDIQCYDEFIPMVANIILPVGFYGGALWS; encoded by the coding sequence ATGATAAAGAAGTTTTTAGCTGAAGGTTTTAGTAAAAGTGCCATTGCTAGAAAGTTAGGTATTTCAAGAGAAACTGTAAGGCGCTATGCCAATCTTCCAGATGATTATATTCCCCATATCAATAGACCTCCTGTGATTAACAGTGTTGATCCTTATTTGCCACATATTGCCAAGATGTTAGAGACGGCAGAGCAGCAGAAAAGTGAAATACCATTAACTGTTATTTACGAAGAGATTAAGAAGCTAGGATACGATGGAAGTCTGAGGTGGCTTCAACAAGTCATACTAAGATATGAGCTTAGAGCTCGAGCCAAATTAGATGAGCCTATTATACGCTTTGAAACCAAACCAGCCCAGCAAATGCAGGTCGACTGGGTAGAGTTTCCCAAGGATAATTTATCCGCCTTTGTGGCGACGATGGGTTACTCTAGGGCATCTTATGTGGAATACGTTAATAATGAGAAGATTGAGACCTTAATAGGGTGCCATATGAACGCTTTTGCCTACTTTGGCGGTGTTTCTAGGAACTGTCTCTATGACAATATGAAAACGGTTATATTGTCGCGCAATGACTATAGCAAAGGTGATCATAGATTCAATCCCTTGTTTGCTGACTTTGCTAAACATTGTGGATTCAGTATCAAAGTATGCAAACCCTATCGTGCTAAGACCAAAGGAAAAGTTGAGAGATTTAACCATTATCTGCGGTATAACTTTCACAATGGATTACGGGTGCGACTCTCTATGAAACATTACACATTAACGCTTGATAATGCAAATGCGGAAGTTCTAAAATGGTTGGACAATACCGCCAATAAACGCATCCACCAAACGACATTACAGATGCCATTTGAGTTGTTAGCACAGGAGCAGTTACAGCTACTTCCTGTGCCTAAAGCCTATCAAGGAATCCACCCTAAAGCTTTGATTGAAAGTGTAGCTAAAAAATATTCCCCAATCAATTCTCACAAAGACTTGGAAAAATTATATATCCCCAATAGAGACATTCAATGTTACGATGAGTTTATACCCATGGTTGCAAACATCATCCTTCCTGTTGGATTTTATGGTGGTGCATTATGGAGTTAG
- a CDS encoding methyl-accepting chemotaxis protein: MLQTIRGKLVFLLVIFLLGLSGLTFLLISNTHNAEHVAKKIEMIGNLRMANAMLPVFVLSYQISYDKENLNFYNGALKEFRDYINQLKVQMHEEQKILSVLDKAIEELTLYNNLTQERFKIIDQYQHTLHTKEFVNTHEEKQFKDIVLQIRDHHRAMKVIIEDINKSIQEDGFKILENAKIIGLCIAILIAFIVTLLFWITIRKIRSSIRMAVKGCDYISTHKDLCYTIETGSHDEISQMMKTVNQLLLALSKALDNAKNTAHENAAVAEELASTSMQIGICTENAAKEVNETTNETEAVVSILESSEKSSTQSGSVIANVTAELHHAAEEVLSVSSNLQGVVVSQTDLSSRLEHLDQEVGQVQQILSVIADIAEQTNLLALNAAIEAARAGEHGRGFAVVADEVRKLAERTQKSLVESNATVTIIVQSVYTATEMMRVSSQEIKSLGERAETTQKLMRSTVININTAKEIALDNAQEAKLGREKTMNVIERIRNISHISNTNARNVEEIASAAEHLAKLSEELNVSLSAFNTAL, encoded by the coding sequence ATGTTACAAACGATTCGTGGAAAATTAGTATTTTTGTTAGTTATTTTTCTATTAGGCTTAAGTGGGCTCACATTTTTACTTATTTCCAATACACACAATGCAGAACACGTTGCAAAGAAAATTGAAATGATTGGTAATTTAAGGATGGCCAATGCGATGTTGCCAGTATTTGTTTTAAGCTATCAGATAAGTTACGATAAAGAGAATTTAAATTTTTATAATGGTGCTTTAAAGGAATTTCGAGACTATATCAATCAATTGAAAGTTCAAATGCATGAAGAGCAGAAAATACTTTCAGTTTTAGATAAAGCGATTGAAGAGTTAACACTTTATAATAACCTAACGCAAGAAAGATTTAAAATAATCGACCAATATCAGCATACATTACATACAAAAGAATTTGTCAATACTCATGAAGAAAAACAATTTAAGGATATCGTTTTACAAATAAGAGATCATCATCGAGCAATGAAGGTTATTATTGAAGATATTAACAAGTCAATACAAGAAGATGGATTTAAGATACTCGAAAATGCCAAAATAATAGGGCTATGTATAGCTATTCTTATTGCCTTTATCGTAACACTTCTTTTTTGGATTACCATCCGTAAAATTCGTTCTTCTATTCGTATGGCCGTGAAGGGGTGTGATTATATTTCCACACATAAAGATCTTTGCTACACCATAGAAACTGGTAGTCATGACGAAATATCACAAATGATGAAAACCGTCAATCAACTTCTATTGGCGCTTTCAAAAGCATTAGATAATGCTAAAAATACAGCACATGAAAATGCCGCTGTGGCAGAAGAATTGGCCAGTACCTCTATGCAAATAGGTATTTGTACAGAAAATGCTGCGAAAGAAGTAAACGAAACAACCAATGAAACAGAGGCAGTTGTCTCTATTTTAGAATCAAGCGAGAAAAGTTCGACACAATCAGGGAGTGTTATTGCCAATGTTACTGCCGAATTGCATCATGCGGCGGAGGAAGTTCTGTCTGTTTCAAGTAATCTTCAAGGCGTTGTTGTGAGCCAAACAGATCTTTCTTCACGATTGGAACATCTCGATCAAGAAGTTGGGCAAGTTCAACAAATTCTTTCTGTGATTGCAGATATAGCAGAACAAACGAATCTTTTAGCCCTTAATGCTGCCATTGAAGCCGCTCGTGCGGGTGAACATGGTCGCGGTTTCGCTGTTGTCGCAGATGAAGTTAGAAAACTTGCAGAACGTACGCAAAAGAGTTTAGTCGAAAGTAATGCTACCGTAACAATCATAGTCCAATCCGTTTATACGGCTACAGAGATGATGAGGGTTAGTTCGCAAGAAATAAAAAGTCTTGGGGAACGAGCAGAAACAACGCAAAAATTAATGCGCAGTACCGTTATTAATATCAATACGGCTAAAGAGATCGCTTTGGATAATGCACAAGAAGCTAAGCTAGGTCGAGAAAAAACGATGAATGTTATAGAGCGTATCCGAAATATCAGTCATATCTCAAATACCAATGCGAGAAATGTGGAAGAAATTGCTTCTGCTGCAGAACATCTTGCTAAATTGTCTGAAGAATTAAATGTTTCACTATCAGCGTTTAATACTGCTCTTTAA
- a CDS encoding CreA family protein, which translates to MIVRKKLYRLAIALGCLVSVAAFAEEIGSVDTAFVFLGANHKIVIEAFDDPKVPGVSCHLSRAKTGGVKGTFGIAEDTSDASIACRQTGIITLPQEIQSKKSDGERVFRESTSLLFKHMQVVRFYDVKRNTLIYLTYSDKLIDGSPKNSISTVQITNSIFEK; encoded by the coding sequence TTGATAGTACGAAAAAAGTTGTATCGCTTAGCAATCGCTTTAGGATGTTTAGTTTCAGTGGCGGCATTCGCAGAAGAGATTGGATCGGTTGATACAGCTTTTGTTTTTTTAGGGGCAAATCATAAGATTGTGATTGAAGCATTTGATGACCCTAAGGTGCCTGGTGTTTCCTGTCATCTTTCTCGTGCAAAGACGGGAGGAGTAAAAGGTACTTTTGGTATCGCTGAAGATACTTCTGATGCTTCTATTGCATGCCGACAAACAGGCATTATTACATTACCGCAAGAGATTCAATCCAAAAAGAGTGATGGAGAACGTGTTTTTAGAGAATCTACATCGCTGTTATTTAAACATATGCAGGTGGTTCGATTTTATGATGTAAAACGCAATACGCTGATTTATTTAACGTATTCTGATAAACTCATTGATGGTTCACCCAAGAATTCTATCTCAACCGTACAGATTACAAATTCTATTTTTGAAAAATAG
- a CDS encoding class I SAM-dependent methyltransferase encodes MDVEHYDEQSRTVKRPLYEYYANKIKTYTNVTEGKCLDIGSCGGYLGLELAKITRLHVTFFDLSQEALDKAALHLIEDDLEERGAILLGDVHAIPLENETMDLMISRGSLPFWEEPALAFKEIYRVLKKGGTTFVGGGKGTPEIKEQIEENMRQRGQEIDREAMNKMHGDGMKRDYDALLKSVGIVDYVIHRADDGIWIQMHK; translated from the coding sequence ATGGATGTTGAACACTACGATGAACAGTCACGAACAGTAAAACGCCCTTTGTATGAATACTATGCCAACAAGATAAAAACATATACAAATGTCACGGAGGGAAAGTGTCTGGATATTGGCTCGTGTGGAGGGTATTTGGGGCTTGAACTTGCAAAAATAACCCGTTTACATGTAACGTTTTTTGATCTCTCCCAAGAGGCACTGGATAAAGCTGCTTTACACCTCATTGAAGATGACTTAGAAGAGCGAGGCGCTATTCTTTTGGGGGATGTGCATGCCATTCCTCTGGAAAATGAGACAATGGATTTAATGATATCCAGAGGTTCGCTTCCTTTTTGGGAAGAGCCTGCATTAGCTTTCAAAGAGATTTACCGCGTACTTAAAAAAGGTGGGACCACGTTTGTGGGCGGAGGCAAAGGCACGCCTGAAATCAAAGAGCAGATTGAAGAAAATATGCGCCAAAGAGGTCAAGAAATCGATCGAGAAGCGATGAATAAAATGCATGGAGATGGCATGAAGCGTGACTATGATGCCCTTTTAAAAAGTGTGGGAATTGTGGATTATGTGATTCATCGCGCCGATGATGGCATTTGGATACAGATGCACAAATAA
- a CDS encoding TonB-dependent receptor plug domain-containing protein, producing MSSSQKWLGTLSLVTASLVFPLSLIGADTVYELDPISATGNNNNGSSHVVREDLNPTSILNPHKVESSSQAGVEIFTQEDIKDLAPKDMFDLLGHATGVDVTYQGRKSPYFVNVRGGGSLTYIIDGAILPSTANKILQKLPLNAIEEIQIVRGSSSLTLGPSINIGSSTSGSGLNVGYIIIKTKQPEKTEAILSGTLEKTEGIPGTNKENLYVGSRVANDDSSAFVGGMWSGLNQRTNDTWFDKQTADVKMANTGFTYKNLSAKLLAYKDTGTFDMQRGVTVLGTLDNSKWYYDPITTQIISGDATLQWSENHATLASMFGTRYEHTEYSNESFGGTTPATTIGNPKPYWEKTDGFSLRHNMRYGDTTVMLGVQSTDSSGYGANNSASYNRFDVNVLGWAGTVEQKLFDGQVILDGGYRQDQKHIDYSSTSATKNSTNNDTDMAPAKIYALGAKWQMTPIYNISTRYYHGDEGTMGDFDVKSKTGTLHAETQERFETSLEANYDKAFNPMVTWFSVKTDNEKAQDTSATNTYVLNGQTYYYYTESDTKRNGLELLLKGQFSTGTSYKASWTHLLQYDAIASSGVTTDNVGNSNPEDLYTLLITQEWDKYRANLSIQKESGWHTSTSAMGTAYNVDLGDFTRVDTNIMRDFKAGNTTTTVTLYVRNLTDEHYATRYTTGYYYDRGRVFGLDLTLKY from the coding sequence ATGTCTTCGTCCCAGAAATGGCTTGGCACTCTCAGCCTCGTCACAGCATCTCTCGTCTTTCCATTATCGCTCATTGGAGCTGATACCGTTTATGAACTTGATCCCATTAGCGCTACGGGCAATAACAACAATGGATCATCGCATGTTGTACGTGAGGATTTGAATCCTACCAGCATACTCAATCCTCACAAAGTAGAAAGCAGCTCTCAAGCGGGCGTTGAAATCTTTACACAAGAAGATATTAAAGACCTTGCGCCTAAAGATATGTTCGATCTTCTTGGTCATGCTACGGGTGTTGATGTCACGTATCAAGGTCGGAAAAGTCCCTATTTTGTCAATGTCAGGGGTGGCGGATCGCTCACCTACATTATTGATGGTGCTATTTTACCGTCTACCGCCAACAAAATTCTCCAAAAGCTTCCACTCAATGCGATTGAAGAGATTCAAATAGTGAGAGGTTCTTCATCCTTGACCTTAGGACCATCGATTAACATCGGCTCATCCACATCGGGTTCAGGATTGAATGTGGGTTATATCATTATCAAAACGAAACAACCCGAAAAAACGGAAGCGATTTTGTCAGGTACACTTGAAAAAACAGAAGGTATTCCTGGAACCAATAAAGAAAATCTTTATGTAGGGTCGCGTGTTGCAAACGATGATTCAAGCGCCTTTGTCGGAGGTATGTGGTCAGGACTTAATCAACGAACCAATGATACATGGTTTGATAAACAGACCGCCGATGTTAAAATGGCCAATACAGGATTTACCTATAAAAATTTGAGCGCAAAACTCTTAGCCTATAAAGATACGGGAACGTTTGATATGCAAAGAGGTGTCACAGTTTTAGGCACTTTAGATAATTCAAAATGGTATTATGATCCTATCACGACACAGATTATCAGTGGTGATGCAACCCTACAATGGAGTGAAAATCACGCAACACTGGCTTCGATGTTTGGTACACGCTACGAGCATACCGAGTACAGTAATGAATCCTTTGGGGGAACAACACCCGCAACAACTATAGGAAATCCAAAACCTTATTGGGAAAAAACAGACGGTTTTAGTTTGCGCCACAATATGCGTTATGGTGACACAACCGTTATGTTGGGAGTGCAATCTACCGATAGTTCAGGATATGGTGCCAACAATAGTGCTAGTTATAACCGCTTTGATGTCAATGTTTTAGGTTGGGCAGGAACGGTTGAACAAAAATTGTTTGATGGGCAAGTCATTCTTGATGGCGGTTATCGACAAGATCAAAAACATATCGACTACTCAAGTACCAGTGCGACTAAAAATAGTACCAATAACGATACCGATATGGCGCCTGCAAAGATTTATGCCTTAGGTGCAAAATGGCAAATGACCCCAATTTATAACATCAGTACACGATATTATCACGGTGATGAAGGAACGATGGGCGATTTTGATGTTAAATCCAAAACAGGTACTCTTCATGCTGAAACACAAGAACGTTTCGAGACCAGTCTGGAAGCCAATTACGATAAAGCCTTTAACCCGATGGTAACGTGGTTTAGCGTCAAAACAGACAATGAAAAAGCGCAAGATACTTCCGCAACCAATACGTACGTGCTAAATGGTCAAACCTACTATTACTATACCGAATCTGATACAAAACGAAATGGCCTTGAGCTTCTTCTCAAAGGACAGTTTTCAACAGGTACAAGCTACAAAGCAAGCTGGACACATCTTTTGCAGTATGACGCTATCGCCAGTAGTGGCGTTACAACCGATAATGTGGGGAACAGCAACCCAGAGGATTTGTACACTTTGTTGATTACGCAAGAGTGGGACAAATACCGAGCCAACCTTTCCATCCAAAAAGAGAGTGGCTGGCATACCTCAACCTCGGCAATGGGAACAGCGTATAATGTTGATCTAGGTGATTTTACGCGCGTTGATACCAATATTATGCGGGACTTTAAAGCAGGCAATACCACAACAACGGTTACGCTATATGTCAGAAACCTCACCGATGAGCATTATGCAACACGTTATACAACGGGGTATTACTATGATCGTGGTCGTGTTTTTGGTCTTGATCTAACACTCAAATATTAA
- a CDS encoding ABC transporter substrate-binding protein, whose amino-acid sequence MKHLTCKLILGAIFSMSLHATTITDMAGREVTLPESIHKIYATSPYGSYILYAMDPSIMAGWVIAVQEKNKPFLAPSSRDLPVVGSMSGGAQTSNIETLFVQKPDLLLMWSTSSLSPIGNINQKLEQFNIPYVYAVAESMEDYPKVFQFLGRLLHQEKRGDMLSKRTQSILEDVKKVVSDIPQEKRPKVYYAEGTDGLSTECDDSIHVEILKLLGDVNVHRCHTSNHKGFEKLTMEQVILYNPDVIITQEENFLNTVKSHPMWKNIKAVQENRIYLIPTIPFNWFDRPPSFMRFLGLQWLANLLYPAEYPIDIREETKNFYALFMGVTLDEKALHVILAPQSFITKE is encoded by the coding sequence ATGAAACATCTTACATGTAAACTTATTTTAGGAGCTATTTTTTCAATGTCTCTACATGCCACTACAATCACCGATATGGCGGGAAGAGAAGTCACACTGCCTGAATCCATCCATAAAATCTACGCCACCTCTCCTTATGGGAGTTATATTTTATATGCGATGGATCCTTCGATTATGGCGGGATGGGTCATTGCGGTACAAGAGAAGAACAAGCCTTTTCTTGCCCCCAGTAGCAGAGACTTACCCGTTGTAGGTTCTATGAGTGGAGGGGCGCAAACCTCCAACATCGAAACACTCTTTGTGCAAAAGCCCGATCTACTGCTTATGTGGTCTACTTCGTCACTGAGCCCCATCGGTAATATCAACCAAAAACTAGAGCAGTTTAATATACCCTATGTTTATGCGGTGGCTGAATCCATGGAAGATTATCCCAAAGTTTTTCAATTTTTAGGACGTCTTTTACATCAAGAAAAACGCGGAGATATGCTTTCAAAACGTACTCAAAGTATTTTAGAGGATGTCAAAAAGGTTGTCAGTGATATCCCCCAAGAGAAGCGTCCCAAAGTCTATTACGCAGAAGGCACTGATGGACTCAGTACCGAATGCGATGACTCCATTCACGTTGAGATTTTAAAACTATTAGGCGATGTCAATGTCCATCGCTGTCATACATCCAATCACAAAGGGTTTGAAAAACTTACGATGGAGCAAGTGATTCTTTACAACCCTGATGTGATCATTACCCAAGAAGAGAATTTTTTAAATACTGTTAAATCACACCCCATGTGGAAAAACATCAAAGCGGTTCAAGAAAATCGCATCTATCTTATTCCTACAATACCGTTTAACTGGTTTGACAGACCACCCTCTTTTATGCGCTTTTTAGGGCTTCAATGGTTAGCAAATCTTTTGTATCCCGCTGAGTATCCCATCGACATCCGTGAAGAAACTAAAAATTTTTACGCTCTTTTTATGGGTGTAACATTGGATGAAAAAGCTTTACATGTAATCTTAGCACCACAATCTTTCATTACAAAGGAGTAA
- a CDS encoding Crp/Fnr family transcriptional regulator: MESSRIRIDSINLSSILSNDEFKSIPIKKFHKGNLAYDNKSLVLYVFKSGKAKAIIYENDEEFILYYLIKDNIIIPEESCVIEFLEESEVYLIDAEKFSHFFRNEKFSTAVIASLKQRAVMERRIIKNLVFKSCKNKLASFLLEVAAAQNGNNIENNSSITLKLSVKELSAFIGSKRQTTSTIFNEFLKKKYIRKEK, from the coding sequence ATGGAGTCTAGTAGAATAAGAATAGATTCAATTAATCTTTCATCTATTCTTTCAAATGATGAATTTAAATCTATTCCGATTAAGAAATTTCATAAGGGAAATCTTGCTTATGACAATAAATCGCTGGTACTTTATGTATTTAAAAGTGGAAAAGCTAAAGCTATTATTTATGAAAATGACGAAGAATTTATCTTATATTATCTAATTAAAGACAATATCATTATCCCTGAAGAGTCATGTGTCATCGAATTTTTAGAGGAGAGTGAAGTCTATCTTATTGACGCAGAAAAATTCTCTCATTTTTTTAGAAATGAAAAATTCTCAACAGCTGTTATTGCTTCTTTGAAACAACGTGCCGTGATGGAAAGACGTATTATTAAAAACCTTGTTTTTAAAAGTTGTAAAAATAAATTAGCCTCTTTTTTACTGGAGGTTGCAGCGGCTCAAAATGGTAATAATATTGAAAATAACTCAAGCATTACACTAAAACTCTCTGTTAAAGAATTATCTGCATTTATTGGATCCAAAAGACAAACCACATCAACGATTTTTAATGAATTTCTGAAAAAAAAATATATTAGAAAAGAAAAATAG